The Candidatus Nomurabacteria bacterium genome has a segment encoding these proteins:
- a CDS encoding 30S ribosomal protein S21: protein MSTKSYCDSLEGMRAKHIVIEKKDGENNSSILRRFSRKVRESRIIQTVKGERYYSRKPSKLTQKESALKKLERRRTIEKLRKLGKVA from the coding sequence TTGTCAACAAAGAGCTATTGTGATAGTCTAGAAGGCATGCGAGCAAAACACATAGTAATAGAAAAAAAGGACGGAGAGAATAATTCTTCTATACTTAGAAGATTCTCAAGAAAAGTTAGAGAGTCTAGAATAATCCAAACAGTCAAAGGTGAAAGATACTATTCTAGAAAACCTTCTAAACTAACTCAGAAAGAATCAGCACTCAAGAAACTAGAAAGAAGAAGAACTATAGAAAAGCTAAGAAAACTAGGAAAAGTAGCTTAA
- the ybeY gene encoding rRNA maturation RNase YbeY, which yields MNDSTLQITKSHKGPLPSVAFLEMKNKILGKKYELSIYFADPKTSKSLNKKYRNKTYIPDVLSFPLTEYSGEIVACLDVIYKKYKEEGFKTKKSYLSFMIIHSMLHLKGFDHGTKMEKEEEKYKKIFC from the coding sequence ATGAATGATTCTACTCTACAAATAACAAAATCCCACAAAGGCCCGCTACCAAGCGTGGCCTTTTTGGAGATGAAAAACAAAATACTTGGAAAAAAGTATGAACTATCTATATATTTTGCAGATCCTAAAACTTCAAAAAGTTTAAACAAAAAATACAGAAACAAGACATATATTCCAGACGTGTTGTCTTTCCCCCTTACAGAGTATTCTGGAGAGATTGTCGCCTGTCTCGATGTAATTTACAAAAAGTACAAAGAAGAAGGTTTCAAAACCAAAAAAAGCTACCTTTCTTTCATGATCATACACTCTATGCTCCACCTAAAAGGATTCGACCATGGAACAAAAATGGAAAAAGAAGAAGAAAAGTACAAAAAGATCTTTTGTTAA
- a CDS encoding site-2 protease family protein has protein sequence MGVLLLIVVLFFLILVHEFGHLIVAKFFKIRVDEFGIGFPPRAVTLFRRGETVYTLNYIPFGGFVKIFGENYIEEDGGEKRDTKEDVGSFSKAPKYAQAATLLAGVFMNFIVAWILLSFTFMIGVYSYGSESSSVDASLLITEVSPDSPAYTSGILSGDVVKSLTIEDTVIETPTVGEFQSSVKDSSGKPILLAVERGGQELSFSVIPEYREDNSSYVIGVGMSMFEFVKYGFFESFYKGFGRSIELTREIWKGFVGIFSGGTDLSTISGPIGIVPVLSEASSLGFSYILFFTALISINLVILNLIPFPALDGGRLLFVIIESITKKRIPPKIFQWVNTIGFLILILLMVFISIKDIIAL, from the coding sequence ATGGGAGTTTTACTACTTATCGTTGTACTATTCTTCTTGATTTTGGTCCACGAGTTTGGGCATCTTATCGTTGCTAAGTTTTTCAAAATACGAGTAGACGAGTTTGGTATCGGATTTCCACCGAGAGCTGTGACACTTTTCAGGCGCGGAGAGACAGTTTATACACTGAACTACATACCGTTTGGAGGTTTTGTAAAAATATTTGGAGAAAATTATATAGAAGAAGATGGGGGAGAAAAACGCGATACAAAAGAAGATGTTGGAAGTTTCTCAAAAGCGCCCAAGTATGCACAAGCTGCGACACTTCTAGCCGGAGTGTTTATGAACTTCATCGTGGCTTGGATACTTCTATCTTTTACATTTATGATCGGAGTTTATTCTTATGGATCTGAATCTTCTTCTGTCGATGCTTCACTACTCATAACAGAAGTTTCTCCTGACTCTCCAGCATACACATCGGGAATACTTTCTGGTGACGTTGTAAAAAGTCTAACAATAGAAGACACTGTTATAGAAACACCAACTGTCGGTGAGTTTCAGTCTTCGGTCAAAGACTCTTCTGGTAAGCCAATTCTTCTGGCAGTAGAAAGGGGAGGACAAGAACTTTCGTTTTCTGTGATTCCAGAATATAGAGAAGATAACTCTTCTTATGTTATAGGAGTTGGAATGAGTATGTTTGAGTTTGTTAAGTATGGATTCTTCGAATCTTTCTACAAAGGATTTGGTAGATCTATCGAACTAACTAGAGAAATATGGAAAGGTTTCGTAGGAATATTTAGCGGTGGAACAGATCTTTCTACAATATCTGGACCTATCGGTATTGTTCCTGTTCTAAGCGAGGCCAGTTCTCTAGGATTCTCTTACATCCTATTTTTCACAGCACTTATATCTATCAACCTCGTGATACTAAACTTGATACCATTTCCAGCACTAGATGGAGGAAGACTACTATTCGTTATAATCGAGTCTATAACCAAGAAAAGAATACCACCCAAGATATTCCAGTGGGTCAATACTATAGGATTCTTGATCCTCATACTTCTCATGGTTTTCATAAGTATCAAGGACATAATCGCCCTCTAA
- a CDS encoding FAD-dependent oxidoreductase, with protein sequence MENKTYELTIIGGGPAGVSGAVYAARKRIKTALITPEFGGQSSVSEKIENWIGDIAVSGFELAERLRKHAESYKGEYLDIVNGEIVEKISKNGGNFSLKLSSGKEIVSKSILIASGSGRRKLPAKGADVFENKGIVYCASCDGPLFADKDVVVVGGGNAAFETAAQLLAYCKSVTLINRGEDFRADEITVEKVLKDPKMKVLKNSEITEVMGEIFVNKITVKNTSSGEESTLDVEGVFVEIGQIPNTGFASDVLELDQYGRITIDPWSNKTSTEGIWAAGDCSNILYHQNNIAAGDAVKALEDIYLWLHNTK encoded by the coding sequence ATGGAAAACAAAACATATGAACTTACAATTATCGGTGGAGGTCCAGCAGGAGTGTCGGGTGCTGTTTATGCTGCAAGAAAAAGGATTAAAACCGCTCTTATAACACCAGAATTTGGAGGACAATCTTCTGTATCAGAAAAGATAGAAAACTGGATCGGAGACATAGCCGTATCGGGCTTTGAACTCGCAGAAAGACTAAGAAAACATGCAGAAAGTTACAAGGGTGAATACTTAGATATAGTAAATGGAGAGATTGTAGAAAAAATATCAAAGAACGGAGGAAATTTCTCACTAAAACTTAGCTCAGGAAAAGAAATCGTTTCAAAAAGCATTCTTATCGCCTCTGGATCAGGTAGAAGAAAACTCCCAGCCAAAGGTGCAGACGTTTTCGAAAACAAAGGTATCGTTTACTGTGCGTCTTGTGATGGTCCCCTTTTTGCTGACAAAGATGTTGTAGTTGTAGGTGGAGGAAATGCAGCATTTGAAACTGCGGCTCAACTTCTTGCATATTGCAAAAGCGTTACTCTTATAAACAGAGGTGAAGATTTCCGTGCAGACGAAATAACAGTTGAGAAGGTTCTAAAAGATCCAAAAATGAAAGTTTTGAAAAACTCAGAAATAACAGAAGTTATGGGTGAAATTTTTGTAAACAAGATAACTGTCAAAAACACTTCTTCTGGAGAAGAATCTACTTTAGATGTCGAAGGTGTGTTTGTAGAAATAGGACAAATCCCAAACACAGGCTTTGCAAGTGACGTTTTGGAGCTAGATCAGTACGGGAGGATAACAATAGACCCATGGTCAAACAAAACCTCTACAGAAGGCATCTGGGCCGCTGGAGACTGCAGCAATATCCTATATCACCAGAACAATATCGCTGCCGGCGATGCAGTAAAAGCTCTAGAAGATATATATCTCTGGCTTCACAATACAAAGTAG
- a CDS encoding STAS-like domain-containing protein translates to MEIKKKIRIANDFSDSPGARYREDGDFSGQAFLEDILLGAFEGAVKDDYKILIDLDGVWGYPSSFISGSFGKLSLSKTADLVLKHIEFKSDDSATRLDEIIAEIKNPRTHDKK, encoded by the coding sequence ATGGAAATAAAGAAGAAAATAAGAATAGCTAATGATTTCTCTGACTCCCCAGGAGCTCGATATAGAGAAGATGGTGATTTTTCAGGACAAGCCTTTCTAGAGGATATACTTCTGGGCGCTTTTGAAGGCGCTGTAAAAGATGATTATAAAATCTTAATCGACCTAGATGGTGTTTGGGGTTATCCATCCTCTTTTATATCGGGTTCATTTGGGAAGCTGTCTCTGAGTAAAACTGCTGATTTAGTTCTGAAGCACATTGAGTTTAAATCAGACGATAGTGCTACTCGACTTGATGAGATTATTGCTGAGATTAAAAACCCTCGAACTCATGATAAAAAGTAA
- the mltG gene encoding endolytic transglycosylase MltG, with amino-acid sequence MKFILTHKKKVFASFLLLSVIAFLFLVCMPKDFFDYPKEFSIESGESLYSVGQDLEEIGVIREKYVFLVFLKIFGKEKSIQSGSYTINQPLNTIKLSYYISHNLLQRNSTKVVIKEGDTFIEIGEAFEKSLPNFDKENFFSISQSYEGRLFPDTYFVDPESNEEDILEVMLENFDKKTKDLFTPEILGDKTENEILTMASIIELETNFGEERPIVSGILWKRIRIGMALQVDAPFLVYHGKGSDSLTLSDLDIDEPWNTYENRGLPPSPITNPGLESIEAALFPVESPYLYYLHDKDGNIHYGKDFEEHKRNKDLYL; translated from the coding sequence ATGAAATTTATTCTTACGCACAAGAAAAAGGTTTTTGCTTCTTTTCTACTACTTTCTGTTATAGCTTTTCTCTTCTTGGTTTGTATGCCAAAAGATTTTTTTGATTATCCAAAAGAATTTTCTATAGAAAGTGGCGAGAGTCTGTATAGTGTTGGACAAGACCTGGAAGAAATAGGTGTTATAAGAGAAAAGTATGTTTTTCTAGTATTCCTGAAAATTTTTGGCAAAGAAAAGTCTATACAATCTGGTAGTTACACTATAAATCAGCCACTGAACACAATAAAACTCTCTTACTATATAAGTCATAATCTTCTACAAAGAAACTCAACCAAGGTTGTTATCAAAGAGGGTGATACTTTTATCGAAATAGGAGAAGCATTTGAAAAATCTCTTCCAAACTTTGACAAAGAAAATTTCTTTTCTATTTCACAAAGTTATGAAGGAAGACTTTTTCCAGACACATATTTTGTAGATCCAGAATCTAACGAAGAAGATATATTGGAAGTTATGTTGGAAAACTTCGACAAGAAAACAAAAGATTTGTTTACTCCAGAAATACTTGGAGACAAAACAGAAAACGAAATCCTAACAATGGCGTCCATCATAGAGCTAGAAACAAATTTTGGAGAAGAAAGACCAATTGTCTCTGGCATACTCTGGAAAAGGATAAGAATCGGTATGGCACTTCAAGTCGACGCGCCTTTCTTGGTTTATCATGGCAAGGGAAGTGATAGCTTGACCTTGTCTGACCTAGATATAGATGAACCGTGGAATACATACGAGAACAGGGGTCTTCCGCCGTCTCCTATAACAAATCCCGGATTAGAATCGATAGAAGCAGCTCTTTTCCCAGTAGAATCTCCGTATCTTTACTACTTGCACGACAAAGATGGTAATATACACTACGGCAAGGACTTTGAAGAGCACAAGCGTAACAAAGACCTTTATCTTTAG
- the pilM gene encoding pilus assembly protein PilM produces the protein MKKEISFAIDIGSRTTRIIAVEKNQSSLPKVRAISKVDTKGVRHGRIIDRRKAKESIMTAVSQIEESLGFKIKKIAISSGGIGLRSDINDVEIAVGRPDGEITEADTRRALKDAESLALSKNKWILETKIIASKVDGQEIEGSPVGYHGENLTIRAISISSPYKQVEDIASIIEEIGIKVSSIIPGGVALSELVLSESQKQAGSLVLDIGAETTTATVFENGIPVAVFVFSFGGDDITNEIALKLRVSIDEAEALKTGVPTTISIAKKKYDEIVNGRIEELFQTVDNFLKKIKRSELLPGGVHICGGGSFLDGIENVCKNKLRLPAQVGTPQAKEGEKNPVKDPLWFLVYGVAIEDMKEDHDDVSFDDGENPIKNIFKNIFSQLKP, from the coding sequence ATGAAGAAAGAGATAAGTTTTGCCATAGACATAGGCAGTAGAACAACCAGAATAATTGCCGTTGAAAAGAACCAATCATCCCTACCAAAAGTTAGGGCTATTAGTAAAGTCGATACAAAGGGTGTAAGACACGGAAGAATAATCGACAGAAGAAAAGCAAAAGAATCTATAATGACAGCCGTTTCTCAAATAGAAGAATCTCTTGGTTTCAAAATAAAAAAAATAGCTATATCTTCTGGTGGAATTGGCCTTAGAAGTGATATCAATGATGTAGAAATCGCAGTTGGTAGACCAGATGGCGAAATCACAGAAGCTGACACAAGAAGAGCTCTCAAAGACGCAGAGAGTCTAGCACTTAGCAAAAACAAATGGATACTAGAAACAAAGATAATCGCCTCCAAAGTAGATGGCCAAGAAATCGAAGGATCTCCAGTTGGTTATCATGGAGAAAACCTAACCATACGAGCTATATCTATAAGTAGCCCATATAAACAAGTAGAAGATATTGCTTCTATAATCGAGGAAATTGGTATCAAAGTGAGCTCTATTATCCCTGGCGGTGTAGCACTTTCTGAACTAGTACTTAGCGAATCCCAGAAACAAGCTGGTTCGCTTGTCCTAGATATAGGCGCCGAGACAACAACTGCTACTGTTTTCGAAAACGGAATCCCTGTAGCGGTTTTTGTTTTCTCTTTTGGAGGAGACGATATAACAAACGAAATCGCTCTCAAGCTTCGCGTATCGATAGACGAAGCCGAAGCACTAAAAACTGGCGTACCAACAACAATATCTATCGCCAAGAAAAAGTATGACGAGATAGTAAACGGAAGAATTGAAGAGTTATTCCAAACCGTAGATAATTTTCTGAAAAAAATAAAAAGAAGTGAGCTTCTACCTGGTGGTGTACATATATGTGGTGGTGGTTCTTTTCTAGATGGGATAGAAAATGTTTGCAAAAACAAACTAAGACTACCTGCACAAGTAGGAACACCACAAGCCAAAGAAGGAGAAAAGAATCCAGTCAAAGATCCACTTTGGTTTTTGGTTTATGGAGTTGCAATAGAAGACATGAAAGAAGATCATGACGACGTTTCTTTTGACGACGGAGAGAACCCTATCAAAAATATTTTCAAAAATATTTTCTCACAACTTAAACCTTAG
- a CDS encoding 3'-5' exonuclease: MKKHNLAFIDTETTGLDFDKHELIEIGIVLAKQSWDGDDIKLEVLEEVEIKIKPERIQDADPQSLRINGYNEADWLFAHDLETAMKIFVDKTKDAIMVTHNLSFDAAFIDKAFKKTGITSLMHYPRIDSISVAFAKLHHKDDLRYSLRSLCEHYGINNKKAHTALSDARVLAELYEKIINEKKQ, translated from the coding sequence ATGAAAAAACACAATTTGGCATTTATAGATACAGAAACTACTGGTCTCGATTTTGACAAACACGAGCTTATTGAAATAGGTATAGTTTTGGCAAAACAGTCTTGGGATGGTGACGATATAAAGCTCGAAGTTCTAGAAGAAGTAGAGATCAAGATCAAACCAGAAAGAATACAAGATGCAGATCCACAAAGTTTGAGAATAAACGGTTACAACGAGGCTGACTGGCTTTTTGCACATGACCTCGAAACAGCTATGAAAATATTTGTCGATAAAACAAAAGATGCGATTATGGTAACTCACAACCTTTCTTTTGATGCGGCATTTATAGACAAGGCTTTCAAAAAAACAGGAATTACTTCTCTTATGCACTATCCTAGGATAGACTCTATTTCTGTTGCTTTTGCCAAGCTTCACCACAAGGATGACTTGCGATATTCACTCAGGTCTTTGTGTGAACACTATGGTATAAATAACAAAAAGGCACATACTGCACTTTCTGATGCTAGGGTTCTAGCAGAACTTTATGAAAAAATTATTAACGAAAAAAAGCAATAA
- the frr gene encoding ribosome recycling factor yields MAFDIKQFDNELKEVEAWLSKEYSAVHTGKASPQILDGISVNSYGARTPVKNVASISIEDSKTLRISPWDKTLIKEIEKSIVSSDLGLSTSVDDEGLRVIFPQVTTEGKEKLVKILGGRLEEARISIRKVREKAISEIDSMKKDKTMTEDDWERAKENIQKSVDAGNSGLEGIFDKKKNDIMNG; encoded by the coding sequence ATGGCATTTGATATAAAACAATTTGATAATGAATTAAAAGAAGTAGAAGCTTGGCTTTCCAAAGAGTACAGTGCTGTGCACACTGGAAAAGCTAGCCCACAAATCCTAGACGGTATTTCTGTAAACTCTTATGGAGCACGTACACCAGTAAAGAATGTGGCGTCTATATCGATAGAAGATAGTAAAACACTGAGAATCTCTCCTTGGGACAAAACTCTTATAAAAGAAATAGAAAAATCTATCGTTTCTTCTGATCTCGGACTTTCTACATCTGTAGATGACGAAGGATTGAGAGTTATATTTCCACAAGTTACAACAGAAGGAAAAGAAAAGCTTGTAAAAATCCTAGGTGGAAGACTAGAAGAAGCTAGAATCTCAATCAGAAAAGTTCGCGAAAAAGCTATAAGCGAAATAGACAGTATGAAAAAAGACAAAACGATGACAGAAGATGATTGGGAAAGAGCAAAAGAAAATATCCAAAAATCTGTAGACGCTGGAAATTCTGGACTAGAAGGAATTTTTGATAAGAAAAAGAACGACATAATGAATGGTTAG
- the mnmA gene encoding tRNA 2-thiouridine(34) synthase MnmA, with protein sequence MKKLLTKKSNKETVGKKVFIGVSGGVDSSVSLYLLQKAGYDVTGVFIRTWHPDFISCSWKDDRRDAMRVCARLGVPFLEFDAEEAYKQKVGEVMIEGYKLGLTPNPDVLCNEEVKFGVFYDFAKSNGAMVATGHYADIKNEKLIRGLDKAKDQSYFLWKISQDKLKDIIFPIGGIKKTKVRKIAEKIGLHTAKKKDSQGVCFLGEIDMKDFLSRFVEASSGDVLDTEGNKIGSHDGAIFYTMGERHGFTLDKPSPNSSPLYVVDKNIEKNTITVSPYPKVKWGSGTIFEDLSSYGLEKMDERKLVLVKACNELSGGFSVGEKYDVEFRYHGKIYKAKCLSKKESDKSTIFTLDVERPLLSSGQSMVVYEKNVCKGGGIISV encoded by the coding sequence ATGAAAAAATTATTAACGAAAAAAAGCAATAAAGAAACAGTAGGCAAAAAAGTTTTTATTGGTGTTTCTGGTGGAGTAGACTCGTCTGTTTCTCTATATCTACTACAAAAAGCTGGTTATGACGTAACCGGCGTTTTTATCCGTACTTGGCATCCAGATTTTATTTCTTGTTCTTGGAAGGATGATAGACGAGATGCTATGCGCGTATGTGCAAGACTAGGTGTACCGTTTTTAGAGTTTGACGCAGAAGAGGCATACAAACAAAAAGTAGGAGAGGTGATGATCGAAGGATACAAGTTAGGACTTACTCCAAATCCAGATGTTTTGTGTAACGAAGAAGTTAAGTTTGGTGTTTTTTATGATTTTGCAAAATCAAACGGTGCGATGGTAGCTACTGGTCACTATGCCGATATAAAGAACGAAAAACTAATAAGAGGACTCGACAAAGCAAAAGATCAGTCCTATTTCTTGTGGAAGATAAGCCAAGACAAACTAAAAGATATAATTTTTCCAATAGGTGGCATAAAAAAAACTAAAGTTCGAAAAATCGCAGAAAAAATAGGACTACATACTGCAAAGAAAAAAGATAGTCAGGGTGTTTGCTTCTTGGGAGAGATAGATATGAAAGATTTTCTATCTAGATTTGTAGAGGCTTCTAGTGGAGATGTTCTAGACACAGAAGGAAACAAAATCGGCTCTCATGACGGAGCGATATTTTATACGATGGGAGAAAGACATGGATTTACTCTAGACAAACCTTCTCCAAACTCCTCACCTTTATATGTTGTAGATAAAAATATAGAAAAAAACACAATAACAGTCTCACCTTATCCAAAAGTAAAATGGGGAAGCGGAACTATATTTGAAGACTTGTCTTCTTATGGTCTTGAAAAGATGGACGAAAGAAAACTAGTTTTGGTCAAAGCTTGCAACGAACTTTCTGGTGGATTTTCTGTCGGAGAAAAGTATGATGTAGAGTTTCGTTATCATGGCAAGATTTACAAAGCAAAATGTTTGTCTAAAAAAGAAAGTGATAAATCTACAATTTTCACGCTCGACGTTGAAAGGCCACTACTATCTAGTGGACAGTCCATGGTGGTGTATGAAAAAAATGTGTGCAAAGGTGGTGGAATAATTTCTGTTTAA
- the ftsZ gene encoding cell division protein FtsZ, which translates to MPKISPEIQSFARIKVIGIGGSGKNALNHMVNSKVKGVEFVCVNTDTQDLHHCLADKKIHIGKNLTKGLGAGMKPEIGRAAAEETKAEIQDTIKGADMVFITCGMGGGTGTGASPVVARAAKEQGILTVAVVTKPFFFEGNHRMRLAEKGIGELEQEVDAIIVIPNDRLLAISGKEMTLRNSFALCDEILKQAVEGISDLITTPGIINVDFNDIKEIMHDAGSALMGIGVASGEERAKKAAIEAINSPLLDISINGAKGVLFAVAGGEDLTMNELQEAAKVVTESVDKDARIILGTIHDERLKKGEVRVTVIATGFPTDTPRNSLFQKAPANTDKEDDGSGLGSIFAPKKEMKKTEIHNEIIEDTPAPAPKKPEIETFDEDDLLDEDDDWHAVPSFLRRKK; encoded by the coding sequence ATGCCAAAAATAAGCCCTGAAATACAATCATTCGCCAGAATCAAGGTTATCGGAATCGGAGGTTCTGGAAAGAATGCACTTAACCACATGGTTAACTCAAAAGTCAAAGGAGTAGAGTTCGTATGTGTAAACACAGATACTCAAGACCTTCATCACTGTTTAGCAGACAAAAAAATTCATATCGGTAAGAACCTAACCAAAGGTCTAGGTGCTGGTATGAAGCCAGAAATAGGACGCGCTGCTGCAGAAGAAACAAAGGCTGAAATCCAAGACACAATCAAAGGTGCAGACATGGTCTTCATCACTTGTGGTATGGGTGGAGGAACAGGAACAGGAGCATCTCCTGTTGTAGCAAGAGCCGCAAAAGAACAAGGCATACTAACTGTGGCTGTAGTTACAAAACCATTCTTCTTCGAAGGAAATCACAGAATGAGATTGGCTGAAAAAGGTATAGGTGAACTAGAACAAGAAGTAGATGCAATCATTGTGATACCAAACGATAGACTACTTGCTATTTCGGGCAAAGAAATGACTCTAAGAAACTCATTTGCACTATGCGATGAGATACTAAAACAAGCTGTAGAAGGAATCTCAGACCTTATAACAACTCCAGGTATAATCAACGTAGACTTCAACGACATCAAAGAAATCATGCACGACGCTGGTAGCGCTCTTATGGGTATCGGTGTTGCATCTGGTGAAGAAAGAGCAAAGAAAGCTGCAATCGAAGCTATCAACTCTCCTCTACTCGATATATCTATCAACGGAGCAAAAGGAGTTTTGTTTGCTGTAGCTGGTGGAGAAGATCTAACTATGAACGAACTCCAAGAAGCTGCTAAGGTTGTTACAGAATCTGTCGACAAGGACGCTAGAATCATACTAGGTACAATCCATGACGAGAGACTCAAGAAGGGTGAAGTTAGAGTTACAGTTATCGCAACTGGCTTCCCTACTGACACTCCTAGAAATTCACTATTCCAAAAAGCTCCAGCAAACACTGACAAAGAAGACGACGGTAGTGGACTAGGATCTATCTTTGCTCCAAAAAAGGAAATGAAGAAAACGGAGATACACAACGAGATTATCGAAGACACTCCAGCTCCAGCTCCTAAAAAACCAGAAATAGAAACTTTCGACGAAGATGACCTACTAGACGAAGATGATGACTGGCACGCAGTACCATCATTTCTAAGAAGAAAGAAATAA
- a CDS encoding rod shape-determining protein, translating into MSIFSRKLGIDLGTANTLVYVPQKGIVLNEPAVVAVSEADNSILAIGIEAKNMIGRTPDNIVAYRPMRDGVIADYKVAEAMLRYFIRKSLGKFAFLKPEVMISVPAGVTSTERRAVIEAALRAGAKNAYVVKEPILAAIGAGIPIYESKGFMIVDIGGGTTDVAVISLGGIVASTSVKCAGNKIDQAITDYIKKTYNLAIGDRTAEQIKIRVGSAVILEEELSLIIKGRDYVQGLPRSTVVKTNEVVKAIDKELKTMIQAIKDVLQETPPELASDIIDNGIILTGGSSLLRGLPELVYRKTGVKARLAENPLYCVVTGTGIALEHLDEYKRAIISKK; encoded by the coding sequence ATGAGTATTTTTTCTAGAAAACTTGGAATCGACCTAGGTACCGCCAATACCCTTGTTTATGTACCACAAAAAGGGATTGTTCTGAATGAGCCGGCTGTTGTAGCTGTCTCTGAAGCAGACAATAGCATTTTAGCGATAGGAATAGAAGCCAAGAACATGATTGGACGAACTCCCGATAATATTGTGGCGTATAGACCGATGCGTGACGGTGTTATCGCTGATTACAAAGTTGCTGAAGCAATGCTTCGATATTTCATAAGAAAATCGTTGGGTAAGTTTGCTTTTCTAAAACCAGAAGTGATGATTTCTGTTCCAGCTGGTGTGACTTCGACAGAAAGAAGAGCTGTTATCGAAGCAGCGCTTCGCGCCGGAGCAAAAAACGCATACGTTGTGAAAGAACCAATCCTTGCTGCAATCGGAGCTGGTATACCTATATATGAATCAAAAGGGTTCATGATTGTAGACATCGGTGGAGGAACAACTGACGTTGCCGTGATTTCTCTAGGAGGTATCGTTGCTTCAACTTCTGTAAAGTGTGCAGGAAACAAAATAGATCAAGCTATCACAGACTATATAAAGAAAACATATAACCTTGCTATTGGAGATAGAACCGCAGAACAGATAAAGATCCGAGTTGGTAGCGCTGTTATTCTAGAAGAAGAACTTTCTCTTATCATAAAAGGTCGTGATTACGTCCAAGGTCTTCCTAGATCTACTGTTGTCAAAACAAACGAGGTTGTAAAAGCGATAGACAAAGAACTAAAGACAATGATCCAAGCGATTAAAGACGTACTTCAAGAAACTCCTCCTGAGCTTGCTTCTGATATCATAGACAACGGTATAATCCTAACTGGTGGATCGAGTCTTCTTCGAGGACTACCAGAACTTGTATATAGAAAAACTGGTGTAAAGGCGAGACTAGCAGAGAACCCACTATATTGTGTTGTTACTGGTACTGGTATTGCACTAGAGCACCTAGACGAATACAAGAGAGCGATAATCTCTAAAAAATAA
- a CDS encoding YdeI/OmpD-associated family protein, which translates to MTKISSGVAHKVPADLREAIVGDKKALSTWEDITPLARNEWICWVISVKKKETRIDHIRRAREDLADGKRRPCCWPGCTHRK; encoded by the coding sequence ATGACAAAAATCTCTAGTGGTGTAGCACACAAAGTTCCGGCAGATTTACGTGAAGCTATTGTCGGAGACAAGAAGGCACTTTCTACATGGGAAGATATAACACCACTCGCTAGAAATGAATGGATTTGTTGGGTTATCTCGGTCAAGAAAAAAGAAACTAGGATAGATCATATAAGACGAGCTAGAGAAGACCTTGCTGATGGCAAACGTCGTCCATGTTGCTGGCCCGGCTGTACGCATAGAAAATAA